One Brachyspira suanatina DNA segment encodes these proteins:
- a CDS encoding AAA family ATPase: protein MELQLRNIGMIKEADIILDGLTLIAGENDTGKSTVGKALYSVVAGLNNAEKNYKEYVEEIKIYPILRNIVRKLENEFLKKCKDEHSLIRIRDLDFVGFQQYISEILEHFIFDTNNLNNNFFKEYKKNLQEYDLYNCIENDIKEYFNILSNKPNINEIKYYSIKQHISNELKNNVQSFNCEKSNISILEDNNKIINIYIIYDQFNGDELIGNVYASDITYIETPFIFNMIENNIIRYKLKNYNIDNHLVDLGKKIIENRRKYITDNNYFLFEELNKTKKLSDEIQKNINGSIEYDSSKDLIFFKKNNNYIELSNTAVGIKSFAIIDLLLKAGIFNDKHILILDEPEVHLHPKWQIEYAKLMVKMAEELDIQILINSHSPYFIEAIQKYSEKSEKIADKTNFYLSEKQDDGYAVIKNVNNNLKSIYDTLYDAYNILDKDTLS from the coding sequence GCAGGCGAAAATGATACAGGTAAAAGTACAGTAGGAAAGGCTTTGTATTCTGTTGTTGCTGGTTTAAACAATGCTGAAAAAAACTATAAAGAATATGTTGAAGAAATAAAAATATATCCAATATTAAGAAATATAGTAAGAAAATTAGAAAACGAATTTTTAAAAAAATGCAAAGATGAACATTCTTTAATTAGAATAAGAGACTTAGATTTTGTAGGATTTCAGCAATATATAAGTGAAATATTAGAACATTTTATTTTTGATACAAATAATTTAAATAATAATTTTTTTAAAGAATATAAAAAAAATCTTCAGGAATATGATTTATATAACTGTATAGAAAATGATATAAAAGAATATTTTAATATATTAAGTAATAAACCAAATATTAATGAAATAAAGTATTATAGTATAAAACAGCATATATCAAATGAATTAAAAAATAATGTGCAATCTTTTAATTGTGAAAAATCAAATATATCTATATTAGAAGATAATAATAAAATTATAAATATATATATCATCTATGATCAATTTAATGGTGATGAATTAATAGGAAATGTGTATGCCTCTGATATAACATATATAGAAACACCGTTTATATTTAATATGATAGAAAATAATATTATACGTTATAAATTAAAAAACTATAATATAGATAATCATTTAGTGGATTTAGGAAAAAAAATAATTGAGAATAGAAGAAAATATATAACAGACAATAATTATTTTCTTTTTGAAGAACTAAATAAAACAAAAAAATTATCAGATGAAATACAAAAAAATATAAATGGTAGTATAGAATACGACAGTAGCAAAGATTTAATATTTTTCAAAAAAAATAATAACTATATAGAACTTTCAAATACTGCTGTAGGAATAAAATCTTTTGCTATAATAGATTTACTTTTAAAAGCTGGTATTTTTAATGATAAACATATTTTAATACTTGATGAGCCTGAAGTACATTTACACCCTAAATGGCAAATTGAATATGCTAAACTTATGGTTAAAATGGCTGAAGAATTGGATATACAAATTTTAATTAATTCTCATAGCCCGTACTTTATAGAAGCTATACAAAAATATTCTGAAAAGTCAGAAAAAATTGCTGATAAAACTAATTTTTATTTAAGTGAAAAACAAGATGACGGTTATGCTGTAATAAAAAATGTTAATAATAATTTAAAATCAATATATGATACATTATACGATGCATATAATATTTTAGATAAGGATACGCTTAGTTAA